The Triticum aestivum cultivar Chinese Spring chromosome 3A, IWGSC CS RefSeq v2.1, whole genome shotgun sequence genome includes a region encoding these proteins:
- the LOC123061533 gene encoding neutral ceramidase isoform X2, translating into MEASSCLRYQVRGFGSFRIWLCLLLLLVLQNCSPVLSDSPYLVGMGSYDITGPAADVNMMGYANTEQIASGIHFRLKSRAFIVAEPNGKRVVFVNLDACMASQLVNIKVLERLKARYGDLYNENNVAISGIHTHAGPGGYLQYVVYIVTSLGFVRQSFDVIVDGIEKSIVEAHNNLHPGKIYVNKGDLLDAGVNRSPSAYLNNPAEERSKYKYNVDKEMTLVKFVDDESGPVGSFNWFATHGTSMSRTNSLISGDNKGAAARFMEDWAEKNGLPKQTGVASSDDLGFLHMTSVLPRRVSTIIPEPDEITDDLMQLASSYEASGGRRLEGSNITRRIRSSQENNAKFVSAFCQSNCGDVSPNVLGTFCIDTHLPCDFNHSTCNGKNELCYGRGPGYPNEFESTRIIGNRQFLKAVDLFNSASEEIQGKIDYRHTYLDFSQLKVSVSTSTGGPQVVKTCPAAMGFAFAAGTTDGPGAFDFKQGDDKGNPFWRLVRNLLKTPGKEQVECQAPKPILLDTGEMKEPYDWAPAILPIQIVRIGQLVILCVPGEFTTMAGRRLRDAVKNVLISGSNGEFGTNIHVVLAGLTNTYSQYVTTFEEYQIQRYEGASTLYGPHTLSAYIQEFQKLATAMVENKEVPTNIQPPDMLEKQIGLLPGVMYDSTPPGVHFGDVSSDVAANSNFRKGSTVNATFYSACPRNDLLTEGTFALVEKLNGNDWIPVYDDDDWSLQFKWSRPSKFSPRSFATLEWTIPEDAASGVYRLRHSGASKPLIGSIKHFTGTSRAFAVR; encoded by the exons ATGGAGGCATCATCTTGCTTGCGCTATCAAGTCCGTGGTTTTGGTTCGTTCAGGATATGGCTATGTCTTCTTTTACTTCTTGTCCTTCAGAATTGCAGCCCGGTGCTCTCCGATTCTCCATATTTGGTCGGCATGGGGAGCTATGACATAACAGGGCCCGCAGCAGATGTTAACATGATGGGATATGCAAATACTGAGCAGATTGCATCAGGGATTCACTTCAGGCTCAAGTCACGCGCGTTTATTGTTGCTGAGCCTAATGGAAAGCGTGTTGTCTTTGTGAATCTGGATGCTTGCATGGCATCACAGCTTGTGAATATAAAGGTGCTCGAAAGGCTAAAAGCAAG GTATGGTGATCTTTATAATGAGAATAACGTGGCTATCAGTGGGATCCATACCCATGCTGGGCCTGGAGGTTATCTGCAGTATGTAGTCTATATTGTCACTTCTCTTGGGTTTGTTCGTCAGTCATTTGATGTAATTGTCGATGGGATTGAGAAAAGCATTGTTGAAGCTCATAACAACCTCCATCCTGGGAAGATCTATGTGAATAAAG GTGACCTTCTTGATGCTGGTGTGAATCGCAGCCCGAGCGCGTACCTGAATAACCCTGCTGAAGAGAGAAGCAAATACAAATACAATGTTGATAAAGAAATGACCCTTGTTAAGTTTGTAGATGATGAATCGGGTCCAGTTGGAAGTTTTAATTGGTTTGCGACTCACGGAACATCAATGAGTCGCACAAATTCTTTGATAAGTGGTGATAACAAAGGAGCAGCTGCACGTTTCATGGAAGACTGGGCTGAAAAGAATGGCCTTCCAAAGCAGACAGGTGTTGCAAGTTCTGAtgatcttggatttttgcacatgaCATCTGTACTTCCGAGAAGAGTCTCTACAATAATACCGGAACCGGATGAGATAA CTGACGACTTAATGCAATTGGCGTCATCCTACGAGGCATCGGGTGGAAGACGGTTGGAAGGTTCAAATATCACTAGACGCATTAGAAGCTCTCAAGAAAACAATGCAAAATTTGTTTCCGCGTTTTGCCAGTCAAACTGTGGAGATGTTAGTCCAAATGTCCTGGGGACGTTTTGCATAGACACCCATCTTCCTTGTGACTTCAATCACAGCACATGTAATGGGAAGAACGAACTTTGCTATGGACGAGGCCCAGG ATATCCTAATGAGTTTGAAAGTACCCGCATAATTGGGAATAGGCAATTTCTGAAGGCTGTAGATCTCTTTAATTCAGCTTCTGAAGAAATACAAGGAAAAATTGACTATCGACACACCTACTTAGATTTCTCGCAACTCAAAGTTAGTGTTTCTACAAGTACGGGCGGCCCGCAGGTGGTGAAAACATGCCCAGCAGCCATGGGGTTTGCATTTGCTGCTGGAACCACAGATGGCCCTGGAGCTTTTGATTTCAAACAAGGAGATGACAAG GGAAACCCTTTCTGGAGATTAGTGAGGAACTTACTAAAGACACCAGGGAAAGAGCAAGTCGAGTGCCAAGCTCCAAAACCAATATTGCTGGACACTGGTGAAATGAAGGAACCATATGATTGGGCG CCTGCGATACTTCCCATCCAGATCGTAAGAATTGGTCAGCTGGTTATCTTGTGTGTTCCTGGAG AATTCACGACAATGGCTGGCAGGCGGCTACGCGATGCTGTAAAAAATGTACTGATAAGTGGCAGCAATGGTGAATTTGGTACAAATATTCATGTTGTTCTTGCGGGGCTGACAAACACATATTCTCAGTATGTCACAACATTTGAAGAATACCAGATCCAAAGATACGAG GGCGCGTCAACATTGTACGGTCCCCACACCTTGAGTGCATACATTCAAGAGTTTCAGAAACTTGCCACAGCTATGGTTGAAAACAAAGAGGTCCCCACAAACATCCAACCTCCTGACATGTTGGAGAAGCAAATTGGACTGCTGCCAGGTGTCATGTATGACTCTACTCCTCCTGGTGTTCACTTTGGGGATGTTAGCTCCGACGTTGCAGCAAACTCAAACTTCAGGAAAGGCAGTACTGTGAATGCTACATTCTATTCGGCCTGTCCAAGGAACGACCTTCTAACCGAGGGCACGTTCGCACTTGTTGAGAAGCTAAATGGTAACGACTGGATTCCTgtctatgatgatgatgattggtCATTGCAATTCAAGTGGTCTAGGCCTTCAAAATTCAGTCCAAGAAGTTTCGCGACGCTGGAGTGGACCATTCCTGAGGATGCTGCCTCTGGTGTTTATAGGTTGAGGCATTCTGGTGCCTCTAAGCCATTGATAGGGTCAATCAAGCATTTTACGGGTACTTCTCGGGCATTTGCAGTGCGTTGA
- the LOC123061533 gene encoding neutral ceramidase isoform X1 has product MLNSVRLICSSLEILDLHELINNSIPWFLMEASSCLRYQVRGFGSFRIWLCLLLLLVLQNCSPVLSDSPYLVGMGSYDITGPAADVNMMGYANTEQIASGIHFRLKSRAFIVAEPNGKRVVFVNLDACMASQLVNIKVLERLKARYGDLYNENNVAISGIHTHAGPGGYLQYVVYIVTSLGFVRQSFDVIVDGIEKSIVEAHNNLHPGKIYVNKGDLLDAGVNRSPSAYLNNPAEERSKYKYNVDKEMTLVKFVDDESGPVGSFNWFATHGTSMSRTNSLISGDNKGAAARFMEDWAEKNGLPKQTGVASSDDLGFLHMTSVLPRRVSTIIPEPDEITDDLMQLASSYEASGGRRLEGSNITRRIRSSQENNAKFVSAFCQSNCGDVSPNVLGTFCIDTHLPCDFNHSTCNGKNELCYGRGPGYPNEFESTRIIGNRQFLKAVDLFNSASEEIQGKIDYRHTYLDFSQLKVSVSTSTGGPQVVKTCPAAMGFAFAAGTTDGPGAFDFKQGDDKGNPFWRLVRNLLKTPGKEQVECQAPKPILLDTGEMKEPYDWAPAILPIQIVRIGQLVILCVPGEFTTMAGRRLRDAVKNVLISGSNGEFGTNIHVVLAGLTNTYSQYVTTFEEYQIQRYEGASTLYGPHTLSAYIQEFQKLATAMVENKEVPTNIQPPDMLEKQIGLLPGVMYDSTPPGVHFGDVSSDVAANSNFRKGSTVNATFYSACPRNDLLTEGTFALVEKLNGNDWIPVYDDDDWSLQFKWSRPSKFSPRSFATLEWTIPEDAASGVYRLRHSGASKPLIGSIKHFTGTSRAFAVR; this is encoded by the exons ATGCTCAATAG TGTACGGTTAATCTGTTCTTCTCTGGAGATTTTGGACTTGCATGAGTTGATCAACAACTCCATTCCCTGGTTCCTGATGGAGGCATCATCTTGCTTGCGCTATCAAGTCCGTGGTTTTGGTTCGTTCAGGATATGGCTATGTCTTCTTTTACTTCTTGTCCTTCAGAATTGCAGCCCGGTGCTCTCCGATTCTCCATATTTGGTCGGCATGGGGAGCTATGACATAACAGGGCCCGCAGCAGATGTTAACATGATGGGATATGCAAATACTGAGCAGATTGCATCAGGGATTCACTTCAGGCTCAAGTCACGCGCGTTTATTGTTGCTGAGCCTAATGGAAAGCGTGTTGTCTTTGTGAATCTGGATGCTTGCATGGCATCACAGCTTGTGAATATAAAGGTGCTCGAAAGGCTAAAAGCAAG GTATGGTGATCTTTATAATGAGAATAACGTGGCTATCAGTGGGATCCATACCCATGCTGGGCCTGGAGGTTATCTGCAGTATGTAGTCTATATTGTCACTTCTCTTGGGTTTGTTCGTCAGTCATTTGATGTAATTGTCGATGGGATTGAGAAAAGCATTGTTGAAGCTCATAACAACCTCCATCCTGGGAAGATCTATGTGAATAAAG GTGACCTTCTTGATGCTGGTGTGAATCGCAGCCCGAGCGCGTACCTGAATAACCCTGCTGAAGAGAGAAGCAAATACAAATACAATGTTGATAAAGAAATGACCCTTGTTAAGTTTGTAGATGATGAATCGGGTCCAGTTGGAAGTTTTAATTGGTTTGCGACTCACGGAACATCAATGAGTCGCACAAATTCTTTGATAAGTGGTGATAACAAAGGAGCAGCTGCACGTTTCATGGAAGACTGGGCTGAAAAGAATGGCCTTCCAAAGCAGACAGGTGTTGCAAGTTCTGAtgatcttggatttttgcacatgaCATCTGTACTTCCGAGAAGAGTCTCTACAATAATACCGGAACCGGATGAGATAA CTGACGACTTAATGCAATTGGCGTCATCCTACGAGGCATCGGGTGGAAGACGGTTGGAAGGTTCAAATATCACTAGACGCATTAGAAGCTCTCAAGAAAACAATGCAAAATTTGTTTCCGCGTTTTGCCAGTCAAACTGTGGAGATGTTAGTCCAAATGTCCTGGGGACGTTTTGCATAGACACCCATCTTCCTTGTGACTTCAATCACAGCACATGTAATGGGAAGAACGAACTTTGCTATGGACGAGGCCCAGG ATATCCTAATGAGTTTGAAAGTACCCGCATAATTGGGAATAGGCAATTTCTGAAGGCTGTAGATCTCTTTAATTCAGCTTCTGAAGAAATACAAGGAAAAATTGACTATCGACACACCTACTTAGATTTCTCGCAACTCAAAGTTAGTGTTTCTACAAGTACGGGCGGCCCGCAGGTGGTGAAAACATGCCCAGCAGCCATGGGGTTTGCATTTGCTGCTGGAACCACAGATGGCCCTGGAGCTTTTGATTTCAAACAAGGAGATGACAAG GGAAACCCTTTCTGGAGATTAGTGAGGAACTTACTAAAGACACCAGGGAAAGAGCAAGTCGAGTGCCAAGCTCCAAAACCAATATTGCTGGACACTGGTGAAATGAAGGAACCATATGATTGGGCG CCTGCGATACTTCCCATCCAGATCGTAAGAATTGGTCAGCTGGTTATCTTGTGTGTTCCTGGAG AATTCACGACAATGGCTGGCAGGCGGCTACGCGATGCTGTAAAAAATGTACTGATAAGTGGCAGCAATGGTGAATTTGGTACAAATATTCATGTTGTTCTTGCGGGGCTGACAAACACATATTCTCAGTATGTCACAACATTTGAAGAATACCAGATCCAAAGATACGAG GGCGCGTCAACATTGTACGGTCCCCACACCTTGAGTGCATACATTCAAGAGTTTCAGAAACTTGCCACAGCTATGGTTGAAAACAAAGAGGTCCCCACAAACATCCAACCTCCTGACATGTTGGAGAAGCAAATTGGACTGCTGCCAGGTGTCATGTATGACTCTACTCCTCCTGGTGTTCACTTTGGGGATGTTAGCTCCGACGTTGCAGCAAACTCAAACTTCAGGAAAGGCAGTACTGTGAATGCTACATTCTATTCGGCCTGTCCAAGGAACGACCTTCTAACCGAGGGCACGTTCGCACTTGTTGAGAAGCTAAATGGTAACGACTGGATTCCTgtctatgatgatgatgattggtCATTGCAATTCAAGTGGTCTAGGCCTTCAAAATTCAGTCCAAGAAGTTTCGCGACGCTGGAGTGGACCATTCCTGAGGATGCTGCCTCTGGTGTTTATAGGTTGAGGCATTCTGGTGCCTCTAAGCCATTGATAGGGTCAATCAAGCATTTTACGGGTACTTCTCGGGCATTTGCAGTGCGTTGA